A genomic segment from Geitlerinema sp. PCC 7407 encodes:
- a CDS encoding DUF3067 family protein gives MTGLELHQLLVEKWGRSYDIQLRRTQGKIFVQVMWKYLEQASFPMTETEYFSHLEAIAAYLQAWGGVEQIQSYIATTKERPRLGKAVSIPLDLGERASEWLLEEF, from the coding sequence ATGACTGGCTTGGAGTTACATCAGCTATTGGTAGAGAAGTGGGGTCGCTCCTACGACATCCAACTGCGCCGCACCCAGGGCAAAATCTTTGTGCAGGTGATGTGGAAGTACCTGGAGCAGGCGTCTTTCCCGATGACGGAGACCGAGTATTTCAGCCACCTGGAGGCGATCGCCGCCTACTTGCAGGCTTGGGGCGGCGTCGAGCAGATCCAAAGCTACATCGCCACCACAAAGGAACGGCCTCGCTTGGGCAAGGCCGTCAGTATCCCCCTGGATCTGGGGGAGCGAGCGTCTGAATGGCTCCTTGAGGAATTTTGA
- the petC gene encoding cytochrome b6-f complex iron-sulfur subunit, with protein MTQVSGSSDVPSMGRRQFMNFLTFGAVTGTALGALYPVVKYFIPPSSGGGGGGVTAKDALGNDIVVSNFLSTHNAGERVLAQGLKGDPTYVIVTDDKSVADYGLNAVCTHLGCVVPWNASENKFICPCHGSQYDNTGKVVRGPAPLSLALAHANVTEDDKLVFTTWTETDFRTGDQPWWS; from the coding sequence ATGACTCAAGTTTCTGGTTCTTCTGACGTACCCAGCATGGGGCGTCGTCAGTTCATGAATTTCCTCACGTTTGGGGCGGTTACGGGTACGGCCTTGGGAGCGCTGTATCCCGTGGTCAAGTACTTCATCCCCCCTTCTAGCGGTGGCGGCGGCGGCGGCGTGACCGCAAAAGACGCTCTGGGAAATGACATTGTGGTTAGCAACTTCCTGTCGACCCACAATGCTGGTGAGCGCGTCCTGGCGCAAGGCCTCAAAGGCGATCCGACCTACGTTATCGTCACCGATGACAAGAGTGTGGCAGACTACGGCCTCAACGCCGTTTGCACCCACTTGGGTTGTGTTGTGCCCTGGAACGCTAGCGAGAACAAGTTCATCTGCCCCTGCCACGGTTCTCAGTATGACAACACCGGCAAGGTTGTGCGCGGCCCGGCTCCGCTCTCCCTGGCGTTGGCCCACGCTAACGTGACGGAAGATGACAAGCTTGTGTTCACCACTTGGACCGAGACGGACTTCCGCACGGGCGATCAGCCTTGGTGGAGCTAG
- the petA gene encoding cytochrome f: MKSVSLSAVWLRGVKLATKSVLLAIATIAILVAGDFALPQSAAAYPFWAQQNYENPREATGRIVCANCHLGAKPTEVEVPQAVLPDTVFEAVVKIPYDTSIQQVQGDGSLGGLNVGAVVMLPDGFKVAPADRIPEELKEKVGDLYFQPYSDTQENIVLVGPLPGEQYQEIVVPVLSPDPATNKAIHFGKYQIHVGGNRGRGQVYPTGEKSNNAVYNASAAGTISKIAKTDLGGAEVTIATEDGKTVVDTVPAGPQLAVSEGQTVAAGAALTNNPNVGGFGQRDVEIVLQSPNRVKGLLAFLVAVMVSQVMLVLKKKQVEKVQAAEMNF; the protein is encoded by the coding sequence ATGAAAAGCGTTTCCCTATCAGCGGTCTGGCTTCGTGGCGTCAAGCTTGCCACGAAGAGTGTGCTGCTGGCGATCGCCACTATTGCCATCCTGGTCGCAGGTGATTTTGCCCTGCCCCAGTCAGCGGCCGCCTATCCCTTCTGGGCTCAGCAAAACTACGAAAATCCCCGGGAAGCAACCGGTCGCATCGTTTGCGCCAACTGCCACCTCGGCGCCAAGCCCACCGAAGTCGAAGTGCCTCAGGCTGTGCTGCCTGACACCGTCTTCGAAGCGGTGGTCAAGATCCCCTACGACACCAGCATTCAGCAGGTGCAGGGCGATGGCTCCCTCGGCGGCCTGAACGTCGGTGCAGTTGTGATGCTGCCCGATGGCTTCAAGGTTGCTCCTGCGGATCGGATTCCTGAAGAGCTGAAGGAAAAGGTCGGCGACCTCTACTTCCAGCCCTACAGCGACACCCAAGAGAACATCGTGCTTGTGGGCCCGCTGCCCGGTGAGCAGTACCAAGAAATCGTGGTGCCGGTGCTCTCTCCCGACCCCGCGACCAACAAGGCTATTCACTTCGGCAAGTACCAGATCCACGTGGGCGGTAACCGCGGCCGCGGTCAGGTGTACCCCACCGGTGAAAAGTCGAACAACGCTGTGTACAACGCTTCGGCTGCTGGCACCATCAGCAAGATCGCGAAGACCGATCTCGGTGGCGCTGAAGTCACGATCGCGACCGAAGATGGCAAGACCGTTGTGGATACCGTTCCCGCTGGTCCTCAGCTCGCTGTGAGCGAAGGCCAGACCGTGGCAGCGGGTGCAGCTCTCACCAACAACCCCAACGTGGGTGGTTTCGGTCAGCGCGATGTGGAAATCGTGCTCCAGAGCCCCAACCGCGTCAAGGGCCTGCTTGCCTTCCTGGTGGCCGTCATGGTTTCCCAAGTCATGCTGGTGCTGAAGAAGAAGCAAGTTGAGAAGGTGCAAGCGGCTGAGATGAACTTCTAA
- a CDS encoding glycoside hydrolase family 57 protein, with protein MSIGYVALVLHAHLPFVRHPESDYVLEEEWLFEAITETYVPLLRVFEGLKRDGIDFKMTMSMTPPLVSMLRDPLLQERYDAHLTSLEELIELEIEHNKHNGHIRYLAEHYAQEFSDVREVWERYGGDLVTGFKQFLDSNNLEIITCGATHGYLPLMKMYPQAVWSQLQVACEHYEENFGRPPKGIWLPECAYYEGLERMIADAGLRYFLTDGHGILYARPRPRFGTYAPIFTETGVAVFGRDHESSQQVWSSEVGYPGAPEYREFYKDLGWEADYEYIKPYIMPNGQRKNVGIKYHKITGRGLGLGDKALYDPYWAREKAAEHAGNFMFNRERQVQHLHDLMQRPPIVVSPYDAELFGHWWYEGPWFIDYLFRKSWYDQQTYRMTHLADYLQENPTQQVCRPSQSSWGYKGFHEYWLNETNAWIYPHLHKAAERMIELAKREPADELEWRALNQAARELLLAQSSDWAFIMRTGTMVPYAVRRTRSHLMRFNKLYDDVNIGKIDSGWLEKVEAIDNIFPNINYRSYRPL; from the coding sequence ATGAGCATTGGATACGTTGCCCTCGTCCTACATGCCCATCTGCCATTCGTTCGCCACCCCGAAAGCGACTATGTCCTCGAAGAGGAGTGGCTGTTTGAGGCAATCACGGAAACCTACGTCCCCTTGCTACGGGTATTTGAGGGACTCAAACGGGACGGGATCGACTTCAAAATGACCATGAGCATGACACCGCCGCTGGTGTCCATGCTGCGTGACCCTCTCCTCCAAGAGCGCTACGACGCCCACCTCACCAGCCTCGAAGAACTGATCGAGCTCGAAATCGAGCACAACAAGCACAACGGCCACATTCGCTACCTCGCCGAGCACTACGCCCAAGAATTTAGTGACGTCCGCGAAGTGTGGGAGCGCTACGGCGGCGATCTGGTCACCGGCTTCAAGCAGTTTCTCGACTCCAACAACCTAGAGATCATCACCTGCGGGGCCACCCACGGCTACTTGCCCCTGATGAAGATGTATCCCCAGGCTGTCTGGTCCCAGCTCCAAGTGGCCTGCGAGCACTACGAAGAAAACTTCGGTCGCCCGCCCAAAGGGATCTGGCTGCCGGAGTGCGCCTACTACGAAGGCCTCGAGCGCATGATCGCCGATGCGGGCCTGCGCTACTTCCTCACCGATGGACACGGCATCCTGTACGCCCGCCCTCGGCCCCGCTTTGGAACCTACGCGCCCATCTTCACCGAGACGGGGGTTGCCGTCTTCGGGCGCGACCACGAGTCCTCTCAGCAGGTCTGGTCCTCGGAGGTCGGCTATCCCGGAGCGCCCGAGTACCGCGAGTTTTACAAAGACTTGGGCTGGGAAGCTGACTACGAGTACATCAAGCCCTACATCATGCCCAACGGCCAGCGCAAGAACGTGGGCATCAAGTATCACAAAATCACCGGCCGCGGCCTCGGGCTCGGAGACAAAGCGCTCTATGACCCCTACTGGGCTCGGGAGAAGGCAGCAGAGCACGCCGGGAACTTCATGTTCAACCGGGAGCGCCAGGTCCAGCACCTGCACGATCTGATGCAGCGTCCGCCGATTGTGGTTTCTCCCTACGATGCAGAGCTGTTTGGCCACTGGTGGTACGAGGGACCGTGGTTTATTGACTACCTGTTCCGCAAGTCCTGGTACGACCAGCAAACCTATCGCATGACCCACCTGGCGGACTATCTGCAGGAAAACCCGACTCAGCAGGTTTGTCGTCCGTCTCAGTCAAGCTGGGGCTACAAGGGCTTCCACGAATATTGGCTCAACGAAACCAACGCCTGGATCTATCCTCACCTGCACAAAGCAGCGGAGCGGATGATCGAGCTGGCCAAGCGAGAGCCAGCGGATGAGCTGGAGTGGCGAGCGCTCAACCAGGCGGCTCGTGAGCTGCTGCTGGCGCAGTCGTCGGACTGGGCGTTCATTATGCGGACAGGGACGATGGTGCCCTACGCGGTGCGCCGGACGCGATCGCACCTAATGCGCTTCAACAAACTCTACGACGACGTCAACATCGGCAAAATCGACAGCGGCTGGCTCGAAAAAGTCGAAGCCATCGACAACATCTTCCCGAATATCAACTACCGCTCCTACCGACCGCTGTAG
- a CDS encoding response regulator transcription factor, whose translation MSHASESASLRVLIVEDDPMMQLGLEQALADQTDITLVGQAEDGYLGVEAALRLKPDLVVMDIGLPRLDGIAATKQIKDALPDVRVVVLTSHTTETEIIAALSSGADAYCIKGSSVDRLLAAIAAAQEGATYLDPQIARLVIDHLRPPTTNNNLGQLSERETEVLKLMVEGYSNPEIAAALYLSPNTVKTHVRGIMNKLAVDDRVQAAVVALRSGLVS comes from the coding sequence ATGAGTCACGCTTCAGAGTCGGCCTCACTCCGCGTTTTGATCGTCGAAGATGACCCCATGATGCAGTTGGGTCTCGAGCAAGCCCTCGCCGATCAGACCGACATCACCCTCGTAGGTCAAGCCGAAGACGGTTACCTTGGCGTCGAAGCGGCCCTCCGCCTCAAGCCCGATCTTGTCGTCATGGACATCGGCCTGCCGCGCCTGGACGGCATCGCCGCCACCAAGCAGATCAAAGACGCCCTCCCAGACGTCCGCGTCGTGGTCTTGACCTCCCACACCACCGAAACCGAAATTATCGCGGCCCTCTCCAGCGGTGCCGATGCGTACTGCATCAAGGGTTCTAGCGTTGATCGTCTCCTCGCGGCGATCGCCGCCGCCCAGGAAGGAGCCACCTACCTCGACCCCCAAATCGCCCGCCTCGTCATCGACCACCTGCGGCCGCCCACCACCAACAACAATTTGGGTCAGCTTTCGGAGCGAGAGACAGAAGTTCTCAAGCTCATGGTCGAAGGCTACAGCAATCCCGAAATCGCCGCCGCCCTCTACCTGAGCCCCAACACCGTCAAAACCCACGTTCGCGGCATCATGAACAAGCTCGCCGTTGACGATCGCGTCCAGGCCGCCGTGGTGGCGCTGCGCTCCGGTCTCGTGAGCTAG
- a CDS encoding ABC transporter ATP-binding protein yields the protein MSPNQLLLKFAARSPALIGLTMVLGFSGAIFNGVSVTLVVPILLSFLGQEINLQGAPPVIQKSMAFFDGFEPDVRLALLTGMVLLAIGLKNLATYASVITSSFLSRRLTRDLRKEALRLLLEVDLAFYAQIRIGDLVNRVGEQVNRTAAGIRSMIDMVTTTITILVFVALLLSISWQLTLASSVLLAVMAVINQIFIGRAREFGRILSKVSGVYSARLIEVLNGIRTIRASGTEDREYAKVETLIQEREKIDFKSSANYAAIGPINEMTGIITVFAIVFLGRVFFAEQLVSLSTVLLTYLFVLFRTLPLISSLNNIRSQFANFSSSTEVVADLLRRDNKPFMANGQVPYESIREGIRFENLSFQYPSGEGWVLQDVTLDLPRGTTLALVGASGAGKSTLADLLPRFYDPQEGRILIDGVDLRDYELRSLRRGMGIVSQDTFLFNDTVRNNIAYAADDATEASIIEAAKRANAYEFIQKLPQGFDTKLGDRGILLSGGQRQRIAIARALLRNPEILILDEATSALDTVSERLVQEAIDELSRNRTILVIAHRLSTIQKADQIAVMEQGRVVEIGNHHELLQRNGYYTRLHRMQFSGDNTEAIRAARETAVMELSYQARTQLNGMLGSLKLIVDGMADTPEEQEKLTEEAYFAAIALLKNLESIELRART from the coding sequence ATGTCCCCCAATCAGCTTCTGCTCAAATTCGCTGCGCGATCGCCCGCTTTGATCGGGCTCACCATGGTGCTGGGCTTCTCGGGAGCCATCTTCAACGGGGTCAGCGTCACGCTGGTGGTGCCGATTTTGCTGAGCTTCCTGGGCCAAGAGATCAATCTCCAGGGCGCTCCCCCGGTGATCCAAAAGTCCATGGCCTTTTTTGATGGCTTTGAGCCCGATGTGCGGCTGGCCCTGCTGACGGGGATGGTGCTGCTAGCGATCGGCCTCAAAAACCTAGCCACCTACGCCAGCGTCATCACCTCCAGCTTTCTGTCGCGGCGGCTGACGCGGGACCTGCGCAAGGAAGCGCTGCGGCTGCTTCTCGAGGTCGATCTGGCCTTCTATGCCCAGATTCGCATTGGGGACTTGGTCAACCGGGTAGGCGAGCAGGTCAATCGCACCGCCGCCGGCATCCGCTCCATGATCGACATGGTGACCACCACCATCACGATTTTGGTGTTTGTGGCCCTGCTGCTGTCGATTTCTTGGCAGCTCACCCTCGCTTCGTCGGTGCTGCTGGCGGTGATGGCGGTGATCAACCAGATTTTTATTGGGCGAGCGCGGGAGTTTGGCCGCATTCTCTCCAAGGTTTCGGGAGTCTATTCGGCACGGCTGATCGAGGTGCTCAACGGCATTCGCACCATTCGCGCCAGCGGCACCGAAGACCGGGAATACGCCAAGGTCGAGACGCTGATCCAGGAGCGCGAGAAGATTGACTTTAAGTCGTCGGCCAACTATGCGGCGATCGGCCCCATTAACGAAATGACGGGCATTATCACGGTGTTCGCCATTGTGTTTTTGGGCCGGGTGTTTTTTGCCGAGCAGCTGGTGTCCCTCTCGACGGTGCTGCTGACCTACCTGTTTGTGCTGTTTCGGACCCTGCCCCTGATCAGCAGCCTAAACAATATTCGCAGCCAGTTTGCCAACTTTAGCTCTAGCACGGAGGTGGTGGCGGACCTGCTGCGCCGGGACAACAAGCCGTTTATGGCCAATGGTCAGGTTCCCTACGAGTCGATCCGGGAGGGCATCCGGTTTGAAAATCTGTCTTTTCAGTACCCCTCGGGGGAGGGCTGGGTGCTCCAGGACGTGACGCTGGACCTGCCGCGGGGGACGACCCTGGCGCTGGTGGGCGCGTCGGGGGCCGGCAAGTCGACCCTGGCGGATCTGCTGCCGCGCTTTTATGACCCCCAGGAGGGCCGCATTCTGATCGATGGGGTGGACCTGCGGGACTACGAGCTGCGATCGCTGCGGCGGGGCATGGGCATCGTGAGCCAGGACACCTTTTTGTTTAATGACACGGTGCGCAACAACATCGCCTACGCGGCGGACGATGCGACGGAGGCCAGCATTATCGAGGCGGCCAAGCGGGCCAACGCCTACGAGTTTATTCAAAAGCTGCCCCAGGGCTTTGACACCAAGCTGGGCGATCGCGGCATTTTGCTGTCGGGGGGCCAGCGCCAGCGGATCGCGATCGCCCGCGCCCTCCTGCGAAACCCCGAGATCTTGATCCTCGATGAAGCCACCAGCGCTCTAGACACCGTCTCCGAGCGCCTAGTCCAAGAGGCCATCGACGAGCTGAGCCGCAACCGCACCATTTTGGTGATCGCCCACCGCCTCTCAACCATCCAAAAAGCCGACCAGATCGCCGTAATGGAGCAGGGACGCGTGGTCGAAATCGGCAACCACCACGAGCTATTGCAGCGCAACGGCTACTACACGCGCCTGCACCGGATGCAGTTCTCCGGCGACAACACCGAGGCGATTCGGGCTGCACGCGAAACCGCCGTCATGGAGCTGTCGTACCAGGCACGCACCCAGCTCAACGGCATGCTGGGCTCCCTCAAGCTGATCGTCGACGGCATGGCAGACACCCCCGAGGAGCAGGAAAAGCTCACCGAGGAGGCCTATTTCGCGGCGATCGCCCTGCTCAAGAATCTCGAATCCATCGAGCTGCGGGCGCGGACCTAG
- a CDS encoding glycosyltransferase family 4 protein, whose product MKISLVVSDLSKSGVGRWGGAVRPFLLSQALRQLGHSVEILGFNREVSAPTRSQIDGIPIAAWPARPYPPFLTSARQLLQHLDGDLIYAYKLKATSFGLALLHRRLRGRPVLLDIDDWELGLHGGENFAYRPSPRQLARDLLKANGALRNPDHPLYLQWAEGWVAQADAVTTHTQFMQARFGGVYLPNGKDVHRFDPDRYDAQASRDRYGLAGYRVLMFPGAPRPYKGIEDVLVALDQLDIPDLRLVIVGGSPYDDYDEQLRSRWGRWIVQLPPVPAEQMPEVVAAAHVVVVPQRNHPNALAQFPLKLTDGMAMAKPILATTVGDIPQILGEAGYLVPPSAPNQIAATLQTIFGEWEGALARGQQARRRCVEHYSVEVMADILAQLLARWQS is encoded by the coding sequence GTGAAAATTTCTCTGGTCGTCAGCGATCTTTCCAAAAGCGGCGTCGGGCGCTGGGGGGGTGCCGTGCGGCCCTTTTTGCTCAGTCAGGCCCTGCGCCAGCTCGGCCACAGCGTCGAAATCCTCGGCTTCAATCGCGAGGTCAGCGCGCCCACCCGCTCTCAGATCGACGGCATCCCCATCGCCGCCTGGCCAGCGCGCCCCTACCCGCCCTTTCTCACCAGCGCTCGCCAGCTCCTCCAGCACCTCGACGGCGACCTGATCTACGCCTACAAGCTCAAGGCCACCAGCTTTGGTCTGGCGCTGCTGCACCGCCGCCTGCGGGGCCGACCGGTCCTGCTGGACATCGACGACTGGGAGCTGGGACTCCACGGCGGCGAAAACTTTGCCTATCGGCCCTCGCCCCGGCAGCTGGCGCGGGATCTGCTCAAGGCCAACGGCGCTCTGCGCAATCCCGACCATCCGCTGTACCTCCAGTGGGCCGAGGGCTGGGTCGCCCAGGCCGACGCAGTGACGACCCACACGCAGTTTATGCAGGCCCGATTTGGGGGCGTTTACCTGCCCAATGGCAAAGACGTCCACCGCTTTGACCCCGATCGCTACGATGCCCAGGCCAGCCGCGATCGCTACGGGCTGGCCGGTTACCGTGTCTTAATGTTTCCGGGTGCCCCCCGTCCCTACAAGGGAATTGAAGATGTGCTGGTGGCCCTCGACCAGCTCGATATCCCGGACCTGCGGCTGGTAATCGTGGGCGGCAGTCCCTACGACGACTACGACGAGCAGCTGCGATCGCGCTGGGGCCGCTGGATTGTCCAGCTGCCGCCGGTGCCCGCCGAGCAGATGCCCGAGGTCGTGGCGGCGGCCCACGTGGTGGTGGTGCCTCAGCGCAACCACCCCAACGCCCTGGCCCAGTTTCCCCTCAAGCTCACCGACGGCATGGCCATGGCCAAGCCGATCCTGGCCACGACGGTGGGCGATATTCCCCAGATTTTGGGGGAGGCGGGGTACCTGGTGCCCCCTAGCGCGCCGAATCAGATCGCGGCGACGCTGCAAACGATCTTCGGGGAGTGGGAGGGGGCGCTAGCGCGCGGTCAGCAGGCGCGTCGCCGGTGCGTGGAACACTATAGTGTGGAGGTCATGGCCGATATTTTGGCGCAGCTGCTGGCTCGCTGGCAGTCCTAG
- a CDS encoding glycosyltransferase family 4 protein: MGNSLLITHTYLPRVGGRENYYHHLFSQLAPQAVIVTPDQTGDYAEFDQQYALPVVRVGPLSDKWFRWGRPGRAKWLRSLVPLCRQHRIRVVHCGLVLPDGISGWLLAQTLGLPYVVYTHGKEILEHAADPKTAPLMQRALEGASRVVCNSHYTGELLRDVGVTPSKIVRLCPGVDAQAWSTAPAAEQLAALRQRHGLGDRPVILTVTRLIERKGCDVMMRAMGQILAQCPEAVYLIVGEGPERSRLEALRDELGLQNSVIFAGAVSDEDLLAYYYAAQVFAMISRQPAGSHEVEGFGIVYLEANACGLPVVAGRSGGVPDAVVDGETGYLVDPEDPQAVAIAVGRLLADPDLRQRLGSQGRQRAEQDFSWRQAGDRLRHLIAEVAAETPPRSLPVAALRTVPLLLQRHLFES; this comes from the coding sequence ATGGGCAACTCTCTGCTGATTACCCACACCTACCTGCCGCGGGTCGGGGGCCGCGAAAATTATTACCATCACTTGTTTAGCCAGCTGGCTCCCCAGGCGGTGATCGTGACGCCGGACCAGACGGGCGACTACGCCGAGTTTGACCAGCAGTACGCGCTGCCAGTGGTGCGGGTGGGGCCGCTGAGTGACAAGTGGTTTCGCTGGGGGCGACCGGGCCGCGCCAAATGGCTGCGATCGCTGGTGCCGCTGTGCCGCCAGCACCGGATTCGCGTTGTCCACTGCGGCCTGGTGCTGCCGGACGGCATCTCGGGCTGGCTCCTGGCCCAGACCCTGGGGCTGCCCTACGTGGTCTACACCCACGGTAAAGAAATCCTGGAGCACGCGGCTGACCCCAAAACCGCGCCGCTGATGCAGCGAGCCCTAGAGGGGGCCAGTCGGGTCGTGTGCAACAGCCACTACACCGGGGAGCTGCTGCGGGACGTCGGAGTGACCCCCAGCAAGATCGTGCGGCTGTGCCCGGGCGTGGATGCCCAGGCCTGGAGCACAGCGCCAGCAGCGGAGCAGCTAGCGGCCTTGCGCCAGCGTCACGGGCTGGGCGATCGCCCCGTGATCTTGACGGTGACGCGGCTGATCGAGCGCAAGGGCTGCGACGTGATGATGCGGGCCATGGGCCAGATTTTGGCGCAGTGCCCTGAGGCGGTGTACCTGATCGTGGGCGAGGGCCCGGAGCGATCGCGCCTTGAGGCCCTGCGGGACGAGCTGGGGCTCCAGAACTCGGTGATTTTTGCCGGGGCCGTATCGGACGAGGACCTGTTGGCGTACTACTATGCCGCTCAGGTGTTTGCCATGATCAGCCGCCAGCCTGCGGGCAGCCACGAGGTTGAGGGCTTCGGCATTGTCTACCTGGAGGCCAACGCCTGCGGCCTGCCGGTGGTGGCGGGCCGCAGCGGCGGCGTCCCCGACGCGGTAGTGGACGGAGAAACCGGCTATCTCGTCGACCCTGAAGACCCGCAGGCTGTGGCGATCGCGGTGGGGCGACTGCTGGCCGATCCGGACCTGCGCCAGCGCCTCGGCAGCCAGGGCCGCCAGCGAGCGGAGCAAGATTTTTCGTGGCGGCAGGCGGGCGATCGCCTCCGGCACCTGATCGCCGAGGTCGCCGCCGAAACGCCCCCGCGATCGCTCCCCGTCGCCGCCCTGCGGACGGTGCCTCTGCTGCTCCAGCGCCACCTTTTTGAGTCCTAG
- a CDS encoding asparagine synthase C-terminal domain-containing protein: protein MVEEIFRVRVLGYCNLSSEQILAQLERAGAPSLITLRGEYLIVLERTGECYFISSAYGVCQYYYTVQGSRIFHGDTVLGVLKQAQLPWEWNWRSLAELAIFDHPLENRTLHPAVERVPERSVLHFRNGALQRTTLAWEDLHPRAKATPRLALDALNRSVQEWGGKDPVVSISGGFDSRVLLASALKVGYRPSLVTMGFEDSTDVIIAQQIASALGLELRRVQLRIEDYLAYGPLISALTNGTKTARHWHTYLYTRAAGFDPQQPFFVGTNGAWAKTVYFDRGIHALYQSWRSPEQSLRTVCQQKVNPIFTPAELGFLNPALGERLGPEARSATAETLVELCHHSFLPGLDRLYLEQRVRNFMGNGMKLYSESVAWRVPFLERDWVATVWNLSRSWKLGHNWHRYALQKNYPRLLDFPEQGKAVRTAVRAPFRYWHPKSYRYPIVGYARYPEWFASPAIADFVRSHADLLSELISPEGIEAVLTDHQTTQKRTPAVAFLVTMVFWIQHLQHLK, encoded by the coding sequence ATGGTAGAGGAAATATTCCGCGTTCGCGTCTTGGGATACTGCAATCTCAGCAGCGAGCAGATTTTGGCCCAGCTAGAGCGCGCAGGAGCCCCCAGCCTCATCACCCTCCGCGGAGAATACCTGATCGTGCTGGAGCGGACCGGCGAGTGCTACTTCATCAGCTCTGCCTACGGGGTTTGTCAGTACTACTACACCGTCCAGGGCAGCCGCATTTTCCACGGGGATACGGTCCTGGGCGTGCTCAAGCAGGCGCAACTGCCCTGGGAGTGGAACTGGCGATCGCTGGCCGAGCTGGCCATCTTCGACCATCCCCTCGAAAACCGCACCCTCCACCCCGCCGTCGAGCGGGTGCCCGAGCGCAGCGTCCTGCACTTCCGCAATGGCGCCCTCCAGCGCACGACCCTGGCCTGGGAAGATCTCCATCCCCGCGCCAAAGCGACGCCCCGCCTCGCCCTCGACGCCCTCAACCGCAGCGTGCAGGAGTGGGGCGGCAAAGATCCGGTGGTCTCCATTTCTGGCGGGTTTGACTCCCGCGTGCTCCTGGCCAGCGCCCTCAAGGTGGGCTATCGGCCGTCCCTGGTGACGATGGGGTTCGAGGACAGCACAGACGTGATCATCGCTCAGCAGATCGCCAGCGCCCTGGGCCTGGAGCTGCGGCGGGTCCAGCTGCGCATCGAGGACTACCTGGCCTACGGCCCGCTGATCAGCGCCCTCACCAACGGCACCAAGACCGCTCGCCACTGGCACACCTACCTGTACACTCGGGCAGCAGGCTTCGATCCGCAGCAGCCGTTTTTTGTCGGCACCAATGGGGCCTGGGCCAAGACGGTGTATTTCGACCGGGGCATCCATGCGCTGTACCAGAGCTGGCGATCGCCCGAACAAAGCCTGCGCACCGTCTGCCAGCAGAAAGTCAATCCGATTTTTACCCCTGCTGAGCTGGGATTTCTGAATCCAGCTTTGGGAGAACGCCTGGGACCAGAGGCCCGCAGCGCCACCGCCGAAACGCTGGTAGAGCTGTGTCACCACAGCTTTTTGCCGGGGCTCGATCGGCTCTATCTGGAGCAGCGGGTGCGCAACTTTATGGGCAATGGCATGAAGCTCTACAGCGAAAGCGTGGCGTGGCGGGTGCCGTTCCTAGAGCGCGACTGGGTCGCTACGGTGTGGAACCTGTCCCGCTCGTGGAAACTGGGCCACAACTGGCACCGCTACGCCCTCCAAAAGAACTATCCCCGCCTGCTGGACTTCCCAGAGCAGGGCAAGGCCGTGCGCACTGCGGTGCGGGCGCCCTTCCGCTACTGGCACCCCAAGAGCTACCGCTACCCCATCGTGGGCTACGCTCGCTATCCTGAGTGGTTCGCCAGCCCGGCGATCGCGGATTTTGTGCGATCGCACGCGGACCTGCTGTCGGAGCTGATTTCTCCAGAGGGCATCGAGGCCGTGCTAACAGACCACCAAACCACCCAAAAGCGGACTCCCGCCGTTGCCTTCTTGGTGACCATGGTGTTCTGGATTCAGCACCTACAGCATCTGAAATAA